A window of the Mus pahari chromosome 1, PAHARI_EIJ_v1.1, whole genome shotgun sequence genome harbors these coding sequences:
- the LOC110329381 gene encoding cytochrome P450 2E1 codes for MAVLGITIALLVWIATLLLISIWKQIYRSWNLPPGPFPVPFFGNIFQLSLKDIPKSFSKLAKRYGPVFTLHLGPKRIVVLHGYKAVKEVLLNHKNEFSGRGDIPVFQEYKNKGIIFNNGPTWKDVRRFSLSILRDWGMGKQGNEARIQREAHFLVEELKKTKGQPFDPTYLIGCAPCNVIADILFNKRFDYNDKKCLELMSFFNENFYLLSTPWIQAYNYFSDYLQYLPGSHRKIMKNVSEIRQYTLEKAKEHLQSLDINCARDVTDCLLIEMEKEKHSQEPMYTMENISVTLADLFFAGTETTSTTLRYGLLILMKYPEIEEKLHEEIDRVIGPSRAPAVRDRMNMPYMDAVVHEIQRFINLVPSNLPHEATRDTVFRGYVIPKGTVVIPTLDSLLYDNYEFPDPEKFKPEHFLNENGKFKYSDYFKAFSAGKRVCVGEGLARMELFLLLSAILQHFNLKSLVDPKDIDLSPVTIGFGSIPREFKLCVIPRS; via the exons ATGGCAGTTCTTGGCATCACCATTGCCTTGCTGGTCTGGATCGCCACCCTCCTCCTCATATCCATCTGGAAACAGATCTATAGAAGTTGGAACCTGCCCCCGGGACCTTTCCCAGTTCCtttctttggaaatatttttcagCTGAGTTTGAAGGATATCCCCAAGTCTTTCTCCAAG TTGGCAAAGCGCTATGGACCAGTATTCACACTGCACCTGGGTCCGAAGCGCATCGTGGTCCTACATGGCTACAAGGCTGTCAAGGAGGTGCTACTGAACCACAAGAATGAGTTCTCTGGCCGAGGGGACATTCCTGTGTTCCAGGAGTACAAGAACAAGG GGATTATTTTCAATAATGGACCCACATGGAAGGATGTGCGGAGGTTTTCCCTAAGCATCCTCCGTGACTGGGGAATGGGGAAACAGGGTAATGAGGCCCGCATCCAAAGAGAGGCACATTTCCTGGTGGAGGAGCTCAAAAAGACCAAAG GCCAGCCTTTTGACCCCACCTATCTGATTGGCTGTGCACCCTGCAATGTCATTGCGGATATCCTCTTCAACAAACGCTTCGATTACAATGACAAGAAGTGTCTGGAACTCATGAGTTTCTTCAATGAAAACTTCTACCTGCTGAGTACTCCCTGGATCCAG GCTTACAATTACTTTTCGGATTATCTACAATACCTACCTGGAAGCCacagaaaaatcatgaaaaatgtGTCTGAAATAAGACAGTACACACTTGAAAAAGCCAAGGAACACCTTCAGTCACTGGACATCAACTGTGCCCGGGATGTGACTGACTGTCTCCTCATAGAGATGGAGAAG GAAAAACACAGCCAAGAACCcatgtacacaatggaaaatATTTCTGTGACTTTGGCCGACCTGTTCTTTGCAGGCACAGAGACCACCAGCACAACTCTGAGATATGGGCTCCTGATTCTCATGAAATACCCAGAAATTGAAG AGAAACTTCATGAAGAAATTGACAGGGTTATTGGGCCAAGCCGTGCCCCTGCTGTCAGAGACAGAATGAATATGCCCTACATGGATGCTGTGGTGCATGAGATCCAGAGATTCATCAATCTTGTCCCTTCCAACCTACCCCATGAAGCAACCCGAGACACAGTGTTCCGAGGATACGTCATCCCCAAG GGTACAGTTGTAATTCCAACTCTGGACTCCCTTTTATATGACAACTACGAGTTTCCAGATCCAGAGAAGTTTAAACCTGAGCattttctgaatgaaaatgggAAGTTCAAGTACAGTGACTATTTCAAGGCATTTTCTGCAG GAAAgcgtgtgtgtgttggagaaggCCTGGCCCGCATGGAACTGTTTCTGCTTTTGTCTGCTATTCTGCAGCATTTTAATCTGAAGTCTCTGGTTGACCCTAAGGATATCGACCTCAGTCCTGTTACAATTGGCTTTGGCAGTATCCCACGCGAATTTAAACTCTGTGTCATTCCTCGTTCTTGA
- the Syce1 gene encoding synaptonemal complex central element protein 1 — protein MEPEGSADLLHGPEGARGQYGSTKKIEDLMDMVKKLQKVGSLEPRVEVLINRINEVQQAKKKASEELGEAQTVWDNLQKELDSLHEEKVRLKDILNRKEETLRIMQLHCQEKESEAQRKHSMLQECKDRISFLNSQIDNEKAKLRKLRLDFEEHLETLMSQHKDTLEFHKPEHLTKEMCVLDSSKEQLLKEEKLIKVKLEDVKHRLCALGGPEGSSSLTEGLFLRSHEAAAAMQMFKDENKKAEEFLEAAAQQHQQLQERCHQLQQKRQRLKEELEKHGVQILAHTTQNEDDSSWRTASPKPVEVHEETVQERPSSRT, from the exons ATGGAGCCCGAGGGCTCAGCAGACCTGCTCCACGGGCCTGAGGGGGCCAGAG GGCAGTATGGGTCCACAAAGAAAATTGAAGACTTAATGGACATGGTGAAAAAGTTGCAGAAAG TGGGAAGTCTAGAGCCCCGGGTTGAGGTCCTGATTAACCGTATTAATGAGGTTCAGCAAG caaaaaagaaagccagTGAGGAGCTTGGAGAGGCCCAGACTGTCTGGGATAACCTGCAGAAGGAACTGGATTCAT TACATGAAGAGAAAGTACGTCTGAAGGATATCTTGAACAGAAAGGAAG AGACCCTGAGGATTATGCAGCTGCACTGCCAGGAGAAGGAAAGTGAGGCACAGAG GAAGCACAGCATGTTACAGGAGTGTAAAGACAGAATTTCTTTCCTGAACTCCCAGATcgacaatgagaaggccaaactaAGAAAACTGAG GTTGGATTTTGAAGAACATCTGGAGACTTTGATGAGTCAACATAAGGACACCTTGGAATTTCAT AAGCCTGAACATCTGACAAAGGAGATGTGTGTTTTGGACAGCAGCAAGGAGCAGCTGCTCAAGGAAG AGAAACTGATCAAAGTAAAGCTGGAGGATGTGAAACATCGGCTGTGTGCCTTGGGTGGGCCTGAGGGTTCTTCCAGCCTCACTGAGGGACTCTTCCTCCGAAGCCATGAGGCAGCTGCAGCAAT GCAGATGTTCAAGGATGAGAACAAGAAAGCTGAGGAGTTCCTAGAGGCTGCAGCtcagcagcaccagcagctgcAGGAGAGGTGCCACCAGCTACAGCAGAAACGGCAGAG GCTGAAAGAAGAACTGGAAAAGCATGGCGTACAGATCCTTGCTCATACTACACAAAATGAAGACGACAGCTCATGGAGGACG GCCAGTCCTAAACCCGTAGAAGTCCACGAGGAGACAGTCCAAGAGCGCCCATCAAGCAGGACCTAA